The DNA sequence AAGCTCAACGAGGGGATTGCTAATGCTCCCTCTTCTAACTCTTGTTTCGATCGAAAACCTATTCACTGATCTACATGGATGTATTCATACACACTGTAAGATCTGTGGCAGTTGCGATAGAATGAATGCATTGTGTACACGATGCCCGGCGTGGGTCAAATGGCAGCAAAAAGTTATAGAAGGCATTCTCCATGCGATGTGTATATGTGACCTGCTAATTCTATTGCGGTTCAGACATTATGTGCTTAGGGCTTTATATATAGGATTTCGTATCTCGTCATCGTGCCGTACTATCCGTTGACCAGTTTGACTGTAAGTGGGAAGCAAACAGCTGGGCCGTCACCAAAGAGAGTGGCCCATCTACAGCCCATCATACCCAAGATAGTACAAAGAAACCCTATATATTGTGTTTTAGGGTTTCCCCCCAGTGAAGCCCTATTAAAATGTACCCCTCCGTCCTCGCTCGATCTATCGCTCCATCCGCCTCCTTTCCGCTCGTCTTGGAGCCTGGGTTTTTTGTTCCCTTGTTTCTCCGTTCCATTCGTTGTTCCTACCGTAATCCTGTGGTTTTGATCGAATTGTCGCTCTTGATGACGAGAATAGAAGCAGACGGGCGGTCATAACCTGATGCCGTGTTGAATGTCTGCGTTCTCGTAGGCTTTTCTTTGAAAGCATCTGAGAGGGACTTCATCGCCCTTCTTGTCGATCTCTACTGCGCCTTTTCTTCCACTCTTCTTTCCCGTGCTTTTTCTTCCTTTAGTTCCGATAAaaattcgatttttttttttctgtcgagTTATTGCTCTCGATGACGAGAGAAGAAGCAGACGGGCGGTCAGAACCTGATGCCGTGTTGAATGTCTGCATCCTTATATGCTTTCTCTTGAAGGCATCTGAGAGAGATTCCACAATTACTGTAGTTTTACATGTATTATTTGTTGGTACAGATCTAACTTTTATCTAATAGTCGTGGTTGATGCGCTAGGATGAAGAATTTTTTGTTTTATGTCTGGACATATGAGATCCACTTGGTGTGTATGATTTGTTGTGATTCTTCTGAGCAATATCAACCCACATTTTTGTTACATTTGAATTAGGTTTAGTTTCCCTTGATTTGATATCCTTGAAATTGCACCAGTTACCCTCCTCTCTGATGTTCTTTGAATCCGAGGGGATATAACGGGTGCAGAAATACAAATGGTTGGCTTACCAGCCCATTGCATGCGTCTAGTTATTGCTCTGGTGTCAAATGGTCCGATCGAAATTCCTGTCAAGCATCAATATGATATAAGGATTTCACTAATTTCCTCCTCCCATGAGAGTGGCAAATGATGTGAATTTAAAATCTTATCCTACACACTGAATCATGGTGTGGACCATTAACTCCGCTTATTATCTGATGCCCTCTCTTTCAATCTTTTCTTATGCTAACTTTACTGTTAATTGCTGTTTTTTAGGCATTGCAAAGATTGATTTTATGTATGATTTAGTATATGTACAAATGTTTGTAATGTGCTAAGCTGTCACCATTAAAACAGAACTATGCCTTTTAGTTTCTTTCAATGTAAAAGGAATTCTATATGATGCTTTTTTCTTGCACGATTCCAGCTCAAGTATGATTTAGTTTTACAAACGTGTGTACTCTTGATGAGTTTATTATGGTTTTTAAACCTTCAAAATAGAGATGCTTTCAAATCTAACTTTCTTGTATGTGGGTGGCAAGTGATGTGAATTTGAAATCTTATCCTACACACTGAACCATGGTGTGGACTGATAACTCTGCGTATTATCTGATGCCACTTTTTTTTGCTTCCACTATCTTTTTCAACCTTTGTTTGCTAGTTTCAGTTCAAGCTGTTCATATATATGATTGTGGCATATGCTTTCACATATGTTCAACTGTTGACAGTAGTTGTAATGTCATTCTTTTATTTCAATTAATTACAAAATTGATGTATTCCATAATGTACTTGACTATAAATAGATTTTTGTTAggtagaattttcttgcttttgcTTATATAAGGTTTCTTTTCTTTGACGTTCAGCTTCAAGACTAGCTATGATGAAGATTTACTTATATGTCTCGACAGATGAGGCATTTCTATGATTGTAATACTTCTTCTGAGCCTATGTCAAGGAATTTTGTTACAATTGAGTTTGGCAACATGTTAGTATTTTAATCTATTTGTTTCTTGGGAGTCTTTGTTTGTTGATCTGTAGATATGCTTTAGAAAATGGTATCAAACTTAATATTTgtgtttttgaaaatcaaattgttcATGTTGCTTCCAAGTTAAATTTTTATACTCTAGATTTTTCAACTTGTTTATTCGTTTCTGTTGCTATGATAGTGTAGGTTTGGAGTATCTTAGATGATATACTCTGAagataatcatttttatttgtttacttgtCTCTGTGCAATGCTGAAGCCTCTTCTCTAGAGTTGAATCTGGCACTCCTTTAATGTGAATTTGAATTTATGTTGGAAACATATTTAGGATTACACATAATTCTCCTGCTATATTTTATATTAGGACGCTAGGTGTAAAGTTTTTTTATTACAAATAAATGAGCCTGGAAGATACTTGTGCTGCATATTGATATACATTTTGCCATGCGTGAAAAATTAATGCTTTCTGATGGACTTCCAAGTTTGATAATGTAGTACATGTTTAAAGATCCACTCGCAGATGGCTGATTAATTGAAACGTGCATGTCTGGACTGTGCCTTTCTTTTGTCAGTGGTGCTATTTCCTTTAGACAAGGTGTGCTGCtgcttctttttttaatttttttactaaaaCATGCACATCATTACTATCTTTGTGCAACTAATTTGGTATTCAACAATGTGGAGATTGTTTAAGAAGAGATGCAAAAGGAGTCAAGGATAAAATGTGATTAAAAACTGAAGAGTTGAACGTTCTGCAATTTCTGTTTTGCCAAACCTGCAAGTTGAATAATAATCTACTTGGATGTTACAATGCTGGATGATAAACTGCAATTGGTGCAGAGCCATTGTCTCCAATGATCAAATTATACTTCTGAGGGATCTGAGAGGAAATGTGAACCTTCAGTACACAATTCCAATATTAATACATTTTTTTTACTGGATTATAATGGATCTTATCAGCCCAAATTCTGAGTTTGCAGGGTCTGCTTGTTAAGGATGGATTCTCATGCAGTTTCCTCAAGGCATTTCATCGTACTCGGACAGAATGTATAGGTCATTCATGAGTGATTATGCAGAACAAAAACAGACAGTGCCCTCAAAGATCTGGATTTGATTTTATCAGGGAAATTTTGTTTGATATATTTTGCGGATGATTTGCATTGGAGTTGGATTTCGACTCTGCAATGTTTCATTATTTGATGAGTAATGAATACTTATTAAGTTTATAATAAGACAATATTGTATGGATTAGTGCTGATGGTGATTCCTGTGGGGGCTGTTCTGCTGTGTTCATGAATAATTTTTCCTTTTGGGAGTGGTAACAGCTTAATTGTGGCATGTAAAAAATGTTTATTACTCTTCTTAATACCACCattgtttaaattattttttagcatATATACTACATTTTCTTTCAAATGTATCAAATAACTTATTTGCTTCTCCTAACGGTGTATTTGCATGAATGTTGTTAACGTTACAATTCATGCATTGACCTTGAAAATTAACACCAATCAAGCATGAATTGATATTGATCCAGATTGAATATGCAACAAAAATGGACATTAGAATAGATAAAGATATTATTATGttaaatgtcaatttttttttgcCGTCAATTCCCGTTTGATCATAATAcctattaatctttattttttttaatttttctattcaTTTTTATAAGGGACGAGTGACTTGGTGGTCAATGTTCGCCTGCATTAGAACTTATGGTCGAACAGTATTTATTTCTCCTATACAAAGTCAATCTGATACATCTACAACAAAAAGTATTTATGGATTTTAAGTGATGATTTTTCGATGGAAGTCTGTCTATTTTTTAATGTCCATAAAGATAACAACACAACATGATAGATTCCATCAAGATTATGTACTTCGAAAAACTCAGTCACGGCTGAATCAGCAAGGAGAGATATAATATATATGCCAGGTCACGCCCTTAGTCATCAACCGTCATGGAATCTTTCAGGGGTGATTCAGTCTGCCTGAGTTCTGTTGAAAATTATAAGTGTTGGCTCCGTTCATCCTCTCGTCCTCGATCCGGTCGAGTCGCGAATTGGAACCCACGGCAGCACACAAAGAAGGTGGGCATCAAACCCTCCATGAGATCTCTCGCCTGTCgccgcttctcctcctcctcctcctcctccgccgcttcCGCTCTCCCCATCCCTCACCGCTCCCTCGCCGACCCCCGCGGCTCCGACCATGACTTCGTCGCCGTTGCCCACAGCCACCTTCTACGCGCCGATTGGCCCGCCCTCGTCTCCCTCGCCCCCTCCCTCACGCCCTTCCGCACCGcgcacctcctcctccgccttcgcTGCGACCCTATCCTCTCCCTCGAGTTCTACCGCTGGACCCTCCTCCACGGCACCCCCGCCTCCCACTCCCTCGACACCCACGCCATCGTCCTCCACATCCTCACCAAATCCCGCCGTTTCAAGGCCGCCGAGTCCATCTTCCGCCAGTCGTTGATCCCCCGAACCCAGAACTCCACCTCGGAGCTCTTCGACGCGGTGCTTCGCACGTATCGCCTCTGCGACTCGACGCCCGCCGTGTTCGACGCCATGTTCAAGGCCTATGCCCACGAGCGCAAGCTCAGGAAGGCCACCGAGACCTTCCGGCTGATGCGGGACTACGGGTTCCTCCCCAAGATCAAATCTTGCAACGCCTTCTTGAGCTCGCTGCTCTATCTGGGGCGGGCTGACGTCGCGCTGGCCTTCTACCGGGAGATGCATCGGTGTCGGATCTCGCCGAACGTCTACACCCTAAACATGGCCATACGCGCGCTCTGTAACTCGGGGAAGCTGGAGAAGGCTCTCGACCTGTTCGATAAAATGGAAGGGATGGGATTCACTCCTACCGTTGCTTCCTTCAATACCTTGATCGATGCTCAATGCAAAAATGGAGTCACGGGGC is a window from the Musa acuminata AAA Group cultivar baxijiao chromosome BXJ2-1, Cavendish_Baxijiao_AAA, whole genome shotgun sequence genome containing:
- the LOC103987523 gene encoding pentatricopeptide repeat-containing protein At4g26680, mitochondrial; this translates as MRSLACRRFSSSSSSSAASALPIPHRSLADPRGSDHDFVAVAHSHLLRADWPALVSLAPSLTPFRTAHLLLRLRCDPILSLEFYRWTLLHGTPASHSLDTHAIVLHILTKSRRFKAAESIFRQSLIPRTQNSTSELFDAVLRTYRLCDSTPAVFDAMFKAYAHERKLRKATETFRLMRDYGFLPKIKSCNAFLSSLLYLGRADVALAFYREMHRCRISPNVYTLNMAIRALCNSGKLEKALDLFDKMEGMGFTPTVASFNTLIDAQCKNGVTGHAVKLKNTMAGKGLEPNVITYNTLIHGFCKESKLHEANRVFQEMKAAEVRPNTVTYNTLINGYSQMNNSEMGSRLYEEMVKDGIEVDIVTYNALILGLCNEGKTKKAAHVVKVLDQKNFVPNASTFAALITGQCKRQNSERALDIYKAMKRSGCTPNNDTFRLLIYTFCKNKDYEGAVELLKEMLGRYMAPDETLLTEVFEGIYSSGKTHLVTELHLDVVGTRLIPEVYFKNEHTTKLLDISDTEAQKMCMG